In a genomic window of Quercus lobata isolate SW786 chromosome 4, ValleyOak3.0 Primary Assembly, whole genome shotgun sequence:
- the LOC115983184 gene encoding aspartic proteinase CDR1-like — MASLHSLPYLVALATTFSIVILCSLSLIEASNEGFSVELMHRDSPKSPFYDPSETPQQRLANALRRSINRVNHFSPTSSFSTNAVGSVIVPATGEYLMQYAVGTPPVKVLGIFDTGSDLTWLQCAPCTKCYQQTDPIFDPAKSSTYKTIPCTAPQCRTVSGHCVHSNNCEYTMTYGDGATSGGDLALDTITLGSTARFPQTIIGCGHDNTGIFNKKGSGIVGLGGSATSLVSQLGTSIAGKFSYCLVPFDKPAATSKLNFGTNAVVSGPGAVTTPLATGEADVYYTLTLEAISVGPTKITSTSAKAAGGNIIIDSGTTLTLLPSDLYTGFAAALKAQIKLRVVNDPQKTYSLCFDHPESTFKVPTIIAHFTGGADVTLSAPYTYAGDETITCMAFIPAGDSVAIFGNLAQADHLVGYDIVKKTVSFKPTDCTKA; from the coding sequence ATGGCGTCTCTTCACTCACTTCCTTACTTGGTTGCATTGGCAACAACCTTCTCCATTGTCATTCTTTGTAGCTTATCTCTCATCGAGGCTTCCAATGAAGGCTTTAGCGTGGAGCTAATGCATCGCGATTCTCCAAAATCTCCCTTCTATGACCCTTCTGAAACTCCCCAACAACGGTTAGCCAATGCTTTGCGTCGTTCCATTAACCGTGTCAATCATTTTAGTCCAACTTCTTCGTTCTCTACCAACGCAGTTGGTTCAGTAATAGTCCCAGCTACTGGTGAATACCTCATGCAATACGCTGTCGGTACACCGCCAGTCAAAGTGTTAGGAATTTTTGACACGGGCAGTGATTTGACTTGGCTACAATGCGCGCCTTGCACTAAATGCTACCAACAAACAGATCCAATTTTTGATCCTGCAAAGTCAAGCACATATAAAACAATTCCATGCACTGCACCCCAATGTAGGACTGTATCAGGACATTGCGTACACTCTAATAATTGCGAATATACCATGACATATGGCGATGGAGCTACCTCAGGCGGAGACCTTGCTCTCGACACTATCACACTAGGATCAACTGCAAGATTCCCTCAAACTATCATAGGATGTGGACATGATAACACtggaatttttaataaaaaaggttCCGGGATTGTTGGCCTTGGAGGCAGCGCGACTTCTCTTGTTTCCCAATTGGGTACTTCTATTGCTGGCAAATTCTCCTACTGCTTGGTTCCATTTGACAAACCCGCAGCCACAagcaaattgaattttggtACAAATGCCGTGGTATCAGGTCCTGGAGCCGTGACTACACCCCTAGCTACCGGTGAAGCTGACGTCTATTACACCCTAACACTTGAAGCAATTAGTGTTGGCCCAACAAAAATCACCTCGACTTCTGCCAAAGCAGCAGGGGGCAATATTATCATTGATTCAGGCACAACATTGACATTGTTGCCATCAGACTTGTACACCGGTTTTGCAGCAGCATTAAAAGCCCAAATTAAATTACGAGTCGTTAATGACCCGCAGAAAACCTACAGTCTTTGCTTCGACCACCCCGAATCTACTTTTAAAGTTCCAACTATCATAGCTCATTTCACCGGTGGTGCAGATGTGACGCTAAGTGCGCCCTACACTTACGCTGGAGATGAAACAATTACGTGCATGGCTTTCATTCCTGCAGGTGACTCAGTTGCCATTTTCGGTAACTTGGCCCAAGCTGATCACTTGGTAGGCTATGATATTGTCAAGAAAACTGTGTCCTTCAAGCCAACGGATTGCACCAAGGCTTAA